In Quercus robur chromosome 10, dhQueRobu3.1, whole genome shotgun sequence, a genomic segment contains:
- the LOC126701927 gene encoding uncharacterized protein LOC126701927, translated as MHSYKSKKTFPQATLHSSYSVSAESVCVCLSLLTPNANSMDYTNRWTSQQQQRQQQQQQISLNPNPNSNHNSSISQAQLYHYPLPQPSFSHLTNPNLFLSFPQPVLPSASDSLLHPPGTDPFANSGLYPSTHVGPGSHVQFPEDQNAASKNWVYKQAEPIRYDSVPASNSLHENSIVSTSSNSLWNNYWTNQHLTNDATEIVPQQTKFVQSMQCEVCKIDCNSKEVYEKHMRGKKHLRNLQAQVPRSSIDGQVIFGASGGAAGEDLGTKKQKLLNGDAAADSVRVCTICNVTCNSQEVFNKHLAGKRHASQAGLVALNGVGPYIAAVKSQISSTWKKFPVKNKVVQSAWCSVCKINCNSNDVYVKHLSGKKHQKNMEKQLKSKNEVSAPASNALPAPTNPIIGPVENPDANKGKTVAKNSSNKVAESQAPREDLETKKRKVLECGAAAGAVRTCTICSVVCNSQSVFNSHLAGQKHAAMVKKRAEAGIAMAASGSQLIAAA; from the exons ATGCATAGCTATAAGAGTAAAAAGACATTCCCCCAAGCAACACTACACTCATCTTACAGTGTCTCTGCAgaatctgtgtgtgtgtgtctctctctcttaacgCCAAATGCCAATTCCATGGACTACACAAACAGATGGACTTCACAGCAACaacaacgacaacaacaacaacaacaaatctcACTAAACCCTAATCCTAATTCTAACCATAATTCTTCAATTTCACAAGCACAATTGTACCACTACCCACTACCACAACCCTCCTTTTCTCACCTCACAAACCCAAaccttttcctctcttttcctcAGCCAGTGCTTCCCTCTGCCTCTGACTCACTCCTCCACCCACCTGGCACCGACCCTTTTGCCAATTCGGGTCTCTACCCATCAACCCATGTCGGACCCGGATCCCATGTTCAATTTCCTGAGGACCAAAATGCAGCTTCAAAGAACTGGGTTTACAAACAAGCTGAACCCATCAGATATGATTCTGTACCT GCTAGCAATTCTTTGCATGAGAATTCAATTGTGTCCACTAGTTCAAATTCTTTATGGAATAACTATTGGACAAATCAACATTTGACAAACGATGCCACAGAGATAGTACCACAGCAAACTAAGTTTGTTCAGTCCATGCAGTGTGAGGTCTGCAAAATTGATTGTAATAGCAaagaggtttatgaaaaacacaTGCGGGGAAAGAAGCACTTGAGGAATTTGCAAGCACAAGTACCAAGAAGCAGTATAGATGGACAAGTGATATTTGGGGCTTCAGGTGGAGCTGCAGGTGAGGACTTGGGGACAAAGAAACAGAAGCTTTTGAATGGCGATGCTGCAGCTGATTCTGTCAGGGTATGCACAATATGCAATGTTACTTGCAATAGCCAAGAAGTGTTTAATAAACATCTGGCTGGGAAAAGACATGCTTCTCAG GCTGGCTTAGTAGCCCTTAATGGGGTTGGGCCATATATTGCTGCAGTTAAGTCTCAGATTAGCAGCACTTGGAAAAAATTCCCTGTGAAAAATAAGGTTGTTCAATCTGCATGGTGTTCAGTTTGCAAAATCAATTGTAACAGCAATGATGTCTACGTCAAACACCTATCTGGAAAGAAGCACCAGAAGAATATGGAGAAACAGTTGAAATCAAAGAATGAAGTCAGTGCCCCTGCCTCAAATGCTCTTCCCGCCCCAACAAATCCAATAATTGGACCAGTGGAAAACCCAGATGCCAATAAGGGCAAAACTGTTgcaaaaaattcatcaaacaaGGTAGCCGAGTCACAGGCACCAAGAGAAGATCTGGAGACGAAGAAACGTAAGGTTTTGGAATGTGGAGCAGCAGCAGGTGCTGTTAGGACGTGCACGATATGCAGTGTAGTGTGCAACAGCCAGTCAGTCTTCAATTCTCATCTTGCTGGCCAGAAGCATGCCGCCATGGTGAAGAAACGGGCAGAAGCTGGAATTGCAATGGCAGCGTCAGGTTCTCAACTGATAGCTGCTGCCTAA